From Salinibacterium sp. ZJ450, one genomic window encodes:
- a CDS encoding UDP-N-acetylmuramate dehydrogenase, whose amino-acid sequence MNLADLTTLRVGGPAHRIVAPLTTQELIDTTLEVWGSGENWLLLGGGSNVVISDEGFDGTVIRVVTPGIEVFRSGPDAATATVRIRVQAGQNWDELVAWTVENGWAGIEALSGIPGSVGAAPIQNIGAYGQELSAALVAVDFLDYESGELERLTADQLGLGYRTSTFKRGRAGLVLAVELELTDTGGTSQPIAYAQLATALGAPLGDRVALSGVRDAVLALRASKGMVLDAADPDSVSAGSFFTNPIVSENFARSLPTDAPRWSMAPDVADRVVPLGFEPALPPPPADDRVKLSAAWLIERSGISRGFRLPGSRAAVSSKHTLALTNTGGATADEILQLARYVQTRVMSEFGVQLHPEPVIVSSD is encoded by the coding sequence GTGAACCTCGCTGACCTGACCACGCTGCGGGTCGGCGGTCCCGCCCACCGCATCGTCGCGCCGCTCACCACGCAGGAACTCATCGACACCACCCTCGAGGTCTGGGGGTCGGGCGAGAACTGGCTGTTGCTTGGCGGCGGCTCGAACGTGGTGATTAGCGATGAGGGCTTCGACGGCACGGTGATCCGCGTGGTGACGCCCGGCATCGAGGTGTTCCGGTCGGGTCCGGACGCCGCCACCGCCACCGTCCGCATTCGCGTGCAGGCCGGCCAGAACTGGGACGAACTCGTGGCCTGGACCGTCGAGAACGGCTGGGCGGGCATCGAGGCGCTCTCCGGCATCCCCGGCTCGGTCGGCGCCGCTCCGATCCAGAACATCGGCGCCTACGGTCAAGAGCTCTCCGCAGCCCTCGTCGCCGTCGACTTCCTCGACTACGAGTCGGGCGAGCTCGAGCGACTCACCGCAGACCAACTGGGACTCGGCTACCGCACCAGCACTTTCAAGCGCGGCCGCGCCGGACTCGTCCTGGCCGTCGAACTCGAGCTGACCGACACCGGCGGCACCAGCCAGCCGATCGCCTACGCCCAACTGGCCACCGCCCTGGGCGCCCCGCTCGGCGACCGGGTTGCGCTGAGCGGGGTGCGGGATGCCGTGCTGGCGCTGCGCGCGTCGAAGGGCATGGTGCTGGATGCTGCCGACCCCGACTCGGTCAGTGCCGGGTCGTTCTTCACCAACCCGATCGTGAGCGAGAACTTCGCCAGGTCGCTGCCCACAGACGCGCCACGCTGGTCGATGGCGCCTGATGTCGCGGACCGGGTGGTGCCGCTCGGCTTCGAGCCGGCGCTGCCGCCGCCGCCCGCCGACGACCGGGTGAAGCTCAGCGCCGCCTGGCTGATCGAGCGTTCGGGCATCTCACGGGGGTTCCGGCTGCCCGGCTCCCGCGCCGCCGTCTCGAGCAAGCACACCCTCGCGCTGACCAACACCGGCGGCGCCACCGCCGACGAGATCCTGCAGCTGGCCCGGTACGTGCAGACCCGGGTGATGTCCGAGTTCGGTGTGCAGCTGCATCCGGAGCCTGTGATCGTCAGCAGCGACTAG
- a CDS encoding response regulator transcription factor, with the protein MTDTPIRILVADDHPIVRGGIVAMLQEFPDLAVVGEATNGLEAVKLAAELAPDLILMDLRMPELDGDEATSRILAAQPDIRVVVLTTYETDAAILTAIEAGASGYLLKAAPQEELLAGIRSVARGEVALAPSIAAKLVDSMRRPPTPTLTPRELEVLRLVAQGQSNPAIARTLFLSEATVKTHLLHVFEKLGVDDRTRAVTLAMELRLL; encoded by the coding sequence ATGACCGACACCCCGATCCGCATCCTGGTCGCCGACGACCACCCCATCGTGCGCGGCGGCATCGTGGCGATGCTGCAGGAGTTCCCCGACCTGGCGGTGGTCGGCGAGGCCACCAACGGCCTAGAAGCGGTGAAGTTGGCGGCCGAGCTTGCCCCCGACTTGATACTGATGGACCTGCGCATGCCCGAACTCGACGGTGACGAGGCCACCAGCCGAATCCTCGCCGCGCAGCCCGACATCCGCGTTGTCGTGTTGACGACGTATGAGACGGATGCCGCGATCCTCACTGCGATCGAGGCCGGGGCCAGCGGCTACCTGCTGAAGGCCGCGCCGCAGGAGGAGTTGCTCGCCGGCATCCGCTCGGTCGCCCGCGGCGAGGTGGCGCTGGCCCCGTCGATCGCGGCGAAACTGGTGGACTCGATGCGACGCCCGCCGACGCCGACGCTCACCCCGCGCGAGCTGGAGGTGCTGCGCCTGGTCGCGCAGGGGCAGAGCAACCCGGCGATCGCCCGCACCCTGTTCCTCAGCGAGGCGACCGTGAAGACGCACCTGCTGCACGTGTTCGAGAAGCTCGGCGTCGACGACCGCACCCGCGCGGTGACCCTGGCGATGGAGCTGCGGCTGCTGTAG
- a CDS encoding sensor histidine kinase, giving the protein MQTLKWWHVVFSGVPLLLVLVVLLSAEDPAHGAGAVIALALVPASWFAFGRRSFQSRAVGVTFFAVLLVLLATAISFSPNTAILQALAFPFAWTFSRTRREVMVTNVLVAVAVGSGFFLAFGQEATSVPLILLTMGFSFALSMAIGFWISSVEVHSAERGRLLEELTAAQEQLAVLHRDAGATFERERMARELHDTLAQSLTGIVMLVQSARRDADVGDLERVRGRLELLEESARESLVETRTLVAAGVPVAVDGGIVPALRRLAARFERETGVTVDVDADTALPTLARDREVVLLRCSQESLANVRKHAHASSVRIALREHEGEVTLTVRDDGVGIARHSGVGFGLPGMRDRLGLVGGSLDVASDASGTVLTMTMPGGVAVAGEGVPAAEPSRQEAS; this is encoded by the coding sequence ATGCAAACTTTGAAGTGGTGGCACGTCGTGTTCAGCGGCGTGCCACTGCTGCTGGTGCTCGTTGTCCTGCTCTCAGCAGAGGACCCGGCCCACGGGGCTGGCGCCGTGATCGCGCTGGCCCTGGTTCCCGCCAGCTGGTTCGCGTTCGGCCGACGGTCGTTCCAGTCGCGCGCGGTTGGTGTGACCTTCTTCGCCGTGTTACTGGTGCTGCTCGCAACCGCCATCTCGTTCTCACCGAACACCGCGATCCTGCAGGCGCTCGCCTTCCCGTTCGCGTGGACCTTCTCGCGGACGAGGCGCGAGGTGATGGTCACCAACGTGCTGGTGGCCGTCGCCGTGGGCAGCGGCTTCTTCCTGGCGTTCGGTCAGGAAGCGACATCCGTTCCACTCATCCTCTTGACCATGGGCTTCTCATTCGCGCTGAGCATGGCGATCGGGTTCTGGATCAGTTCCGTCGAGGTTCATTCCGCAGAACGCGGCCGGCTGCTCGAGGAGCTCACCGCGGCGCAGGAGCAGCTGGCGGTGTTGCACCGGGATGCCGGTGCAACCTTCGAACGGGAACGCATGGCCCGCGAACTGCACGACACTCTCGCCCAGAGCCTCACCGGCATCGTGATGCTGGTGCAGAGCGCCAGACGAGATGCGGATGTCGGTGACCTGGAGCGTGTGCGCGGACGGCTGGAGCTGCTCGAGGAAAGCGCCCGCGAATCGCTCGTGGAGACCCGCACGTTGGTGGCCGCCGGCGTGCCGGTGGCCGTCGACGGCGGCATCGTGCCGGCGCTCCGGCGACTGGCCGCACGCTTCGAACGCGAAACCGGCGTCACCGTCGACGTGGACGCGGACACCGCGCTGCCGACGCTCGCCCGCGACCGGGAGGTGGTGCTGCTGCGCTGCTCGCAGGAGTCCCTCGCCAACGTGCGCAAGCACGCGCACGCCAGCAGCGTGCGCATCGCGCTGCGTGAGCACGAGGGCGAGGTAACCCTCACCGTGCGCGACGACGGGGTGGGGATCGCGCGGCACTCCGGCGTGGGTTTCGGGCTGCCCGGCATGCGGGACAGGCTCGGGCTCGTCGGCGGTTCGCTCGACGTGGCGAGCGACGCCTCCGGGACGGTGCTGACCATGACGATGCCTGGCGGCGTCGCCGTCGCGGGCGAAGGGGTACCCGCCGCCGAGCCGAGCCGGCAGGAGGCCTCATGA
- a CDS encoding ABC transporter permease, whose product MTVSTGSTSGVGSTSEVGLTSGGGNRNRTRPNALALGVRRVGYEVKSYFRQKDGLVFTFLFPIIMLLIFSVAFSEASFGQDADGNDVTAAWFYLPAMLAAGLLLSGVQNLAVDIATEKSDGTLKRLAGSPLPVFSYFIGKIGQVFVTGVLQAALIVGVAALAFGVPLPSEPEKWLTFLWVFVLGIVTSAALGIALSGVPRSGKSATAVVIPIVLLLQFISGVYLPFSQLPDWLQGFASAFPLKWMAQGMRNVFLPENFEALEVGGVWDLAGVGLWLGVWLVAGLILCRLTFRWIRKDS is encoded by the coding sequence ATGACGGTTTCGACAGGCTCAACCAGCGGAGTCGGCTCAACCAGCGAAGTCGGCCTAACCAGCGGAGGCGGCAACCGCAACCGCACCCGCCCGAACGCCCTCGCCCTCGGCGTCCGGCGGGTCGGGTACGAGGTGAAGAGTTACTTCCGGCAGAAGGACGGCCTGGTCTTCACCTTCCTGTTCCCGATCATCATGCTGCTGATCTTCTCGGTCGCGTTCAGCGAGGCGAGCTTCGGCCAGGACGCCGACGGCAACGACGTGACCGCCGCCTGGTTCTACCTGCCGGCGATGCTCGCGGCGGGCCTGCTGCTGAGCGGGGTGCAGAACCTCGCTGTGGACATCGCGACGGAGAAGAGCGACGGCACCCTGAAGCGGCTCGCCGGCTCTCCGCTGCCGGTATTCAGCTACTTCATCGGCAAGATCGGCCAGGTCTTCGTCACCGGCGTGCTGCAGGCGGCGCTGATCGTCGGCGTCGCAGCACTCGCCTTCGGGGTGCCTCTGCCCAGCGAGCCAGAGAAGTGGCTCACCTTCCTTTGGGTGTTCGTGTTGGGCATCGTGACATCCGCTGCCCTCGGAATCGCACTGAGCGGCGTTCCGCGCTCCGGAAAATCGGCGACCGCGGTCGTGATCCCGATCGTGTTGCTGCTGCAGTTCATATCGGGTGTGTATCTGCCGTTCTCGCAGCTGCCGGACTGGCTGCAGGGGTTCGCCAGCGCCTTCCCGCTGAAGTGGATGGCGCAGGGGATGCGCAATGTGTTCCTGCCGGAGAACTTTGAGGCGCTCGAGGTGGGCGGCGTCTGGGATCTGGCCGGTGTCGGGCTGTGGCTCGGCGTCTGGCTGGTGGCGGGTCTAATCCTCTGCAGACTGACGTTCCGCTGGATCCGCAAGGACAGCTGA
- a CDS encoding ABC transporter ATP-binding protein, whose protein sequence is MTSSDLAVRVRDLRKTYGDFSAVDGVSFDIHRGETFALLGPNGAGKSTTIEILEGYRDRTSGEVTVLGEDPQRGRLDWKARLGIVLQETGEQGNVTVREQLAHFASFYPNPRNVDEVIAAVGLEQKAGALIRTLSGGQRRRVDVALGIVGRPELLFLDEPTTGFDPEARRQFWDLVRELSDEGTTILLTTHYLDEAAQLGDRAGIIANGGLVDIGRIDEIGAPDARVPLVRWRENGVPQERRTREPGAVVAQLFDALGHEPDGLEVVRPTLEDVYLGLVGHHATEIIELERAS, encoded by the coding sequence ATGACCTCTTCAGACCTGGCCGTCCGCGTGCGCGACCTGCGCAAGACGTACGGTGACTTCTCCGCCGTCGACGGCGTGAGCTTCGACATCCATCGCGGCGAGACCTTCGCCCTGCTCGGCCCGAACGGGGCCGGCAAGTCCACCACCATCGAGATCCTCGAGGGCTATCGCGACCGCACGAGCGGCGAGGTCACCGTACTCGGCGAGGACCCGCAGCGCGGCCGGCTCGACTGGAAGGCGCGGCTCGGCATCGTGCTGCAGGAGACCGGCGAGCAGGGCAACGTCACCGTGCGGGAGCAGCTCGCCCACTTCGCCAGCTTCTACCCAAACCCGCGCAACGTCGACGAGGTGATCGCCGCCGTCGGGCTGGAGCAGAAGGCGGGTGCCCTGATCCGCACCCTGTCCGGCGGGCAGCGTCGCCGGGTGGACGTGGCACTCGGCATCGTCGGCCGGCCGGAACTGCTCTTCCTCGACGAGCCGACCACCGGCTTCGACCCGGAGGCCAGGCGGCAGTTCTGGGACCTGGTGCGCGAGCTGAGCGACGAGGGCACCACGATCCTGCTCACCACGCACTACCTGGACGAGGCCGCGCAACTCGGTGACCGCGCCGGCATCATCGCGAACGGCGGGCTCGTCGACATCGGGCGGATCGACGAGATCGGCGCTCCGGATGCTCGGGTCCCCCTGGTGCGCTGGCGGGAGAACGGCGTGCCCCAGGAGCGACGCACCCGGGAGCCCGGGGCGGTTGTGGCGCAACTGTTCGATGCTCTCGGGCATGAGCCCGACGGCCTCGAGGTGGTGCGACCCACCCTGGAAGACGTGTACCTCGGCCTGGTCGGACACCACGCCACCGAAATCATCGAATTGGAGCGGGCATCATGA
- a CDS encoding PspC domain-containing protein: protein MPTESFPETPDAPQPGPQPQPPYFSQPPPAQPASNRFFAWLRNLDLTRQPGWIGGVAAGIAQRLNIDPLIVRGILVVVGLLGAPVLLLYAAAWMLLPDHTGKIHAEELSRGRFEAPVAGAGLMVLLELLPGANVALPFVGPIFPWWSVDGNFGDVLRVFWTLAVVGAAVWFAVWLSRRSSAQGSATSDPSGPTVVPATTDTDPATVPYGSEVFNSAASTVPFGSASPDAAGLVPPIATQPTVPLPNAGAAPTDAAELAAWKEQQERFKQERDQYVRDQRDAQRAATAARAAEQKRERDARAAAYREELDRTRSNPLYSLITIGVALVAGAGVMMLVGDGTLTNTAVVAGLATTLGVLGLAVIGNGVMGKRSGGASGMAWVVAAALIATSVLSIGGRIVFAGNPEFAPQYRDQTSVTYLVGAGQPVVDLSDYWDGAPRPAVRGNGHQYGSVTLLLGAGDTTVILPDDTAASLNLRSGVGDAELRQPDGSTDSGLQGFHQLLPAGADWDELAREISLTVMLGAGEITIITEGELR, encoded by the coding sequence ATGCCCACCGAATCCTTCCCCGAGACGCCGGATGCACCGCAGCCGGGTCCGCAGCCACAGCCGCCGTATTTCTCGCAGCCGCCGCCTGCGCAGCCGGCCAGCAACCGATTCTTCGCCTGGCTCCGAAACCTTGACCTGACACGTCAGCCGGGCTGGATCGGCGGCGTGGCCGCGGGCATCGCCCAGCGGTTGAACATCGACCCGCTGATCGTGCGCGGCATCCTCGTGGTGGTGGGGCTGCTCGGCGCCCCGGTGCTGCTGCTCTACGCCGCCGCCTGGATGCTGCTGCCCGACCACACCGGCAAGATCCACGCCGAGGAACTGAGCCGCGGACGCTTCGAAGCCCCGGTGGCCGGCGCCGGCCTGATGGTGTTGCTCGAGCTGCTTCCCGGCGCGAACGTCGCGCTGCCGTTCGTGGGGCCGATCTTCCCGTGGTGGTCGGTCGACGGCAACTTCGGCGACGTGCTCCGCGTCTTCTGGACCCTTGCCGTGGTGGGCGCCGCAGTGTGGTTCGCGGTGTGGCTGTCCCGCCGGTCGAGCGCGCAGGGATCCGCGACATCCGACCCGTCCGGCCCGACCGTGGTGCCGGCGACCACCGACACCGACCCGGCCACCGTGCCGTACGGCTCCGAGGTGTTCAACTCGGCGGCGTCCACGGTGCCGTTCGGCTCGGCCTCCCCGGACGCCGCCGGCCTGGTGCCGCCCATCGCCACCCAGCCCACCGTGCCGCTGCCGAATGCGGGTGCGGCGCCGACGGATGCCGCGGAGCTCGCCGCCTGGAAGGAACAGCAGGAGCGCTTTAAGCAGGAACGCGACCAGTACGTGCGCGACCAGCGGGATGCGCAGCGCGCCGCGACCGCCGCGCGCGCCGCCGAGCAGAAGCGGGAGCGCGATGCCCGCGCCGCCGCCTACCGGGAGGAGCTCGACCGCACCCGGTCGAACCCGCTGTACAGCCTGATCACGATCGGCGTCGCGCTCGTCGCGGGTGCCGGGGTGATGATGCTGGTCGGCGACGGCACACTCACCAACACCGCGGTGGTCGCCGGACTCGCCACCACCCTCGGCGTGCTCGGCCTCGCCGTCATCGGCAACGGCGTGATGGGCAAGCGCAGCGGTGGCGCCAGCGGCATGGCCTGGGTGGTCGCGGCGGCGTTGATCGCGACATCCGTTCTCTCGATCGGCGGCCGGATCGTGTTCGCCGGCAATCCCGAGTTCGCGCCGCAGTACCGCGACCAGACCAGCGTCACCTACCTGGTCGGCGCCGGTCAGCCTGTGGTCGACCTGAGCGACTACTGGGACGGCGCCCCGCGGCCTGCGGTGCGCGGCAACGGCCACCAGTACGGCTCGGTCACGCTGCTGCTCGGCGCAGGGGACACCACGGTGATTCTGCCCGACGACACCGCCGCCAGCCTCAACCTGCGCTCGGGCGTCGGAGACGCCGAGCTGCGCCAGCCGGACGGCAGCACCGATTCCGGCTTGCAGGGCTTCCATCAGCTGCTTCCGGCCGGCGCCGACTGGGACGAGCTGGCCCGCGAAATTTCACTCACCGTCATGCTGGGCGCCGGCGAGATCACCATCATCACCGAAGGAGAACTGCGATGA